The Miscanthus floridulus cultivar M001 chromosome 7, ASM1932011v1, whole genome shotgun sequence genome includes a region encoding these proteins:
- the LOC136464832 gene encoding F-box protein PP2-B11-like, with translation MGSATGTCEIARLPEDLISAALALTTPRDACRAVAVSRAFRDAAGSDAVWARFVPRDLPPIAAGELAGPAPPSKKERFLRLSDRRCPLLLADGLRIQPVPKNPLLAYGLKSMWLDRGSGAKCYMLLARGLHISWGDTPCYWRWTNLPDSRFEVAVLLSVCWFEIRGKIHSKMLSRDTAYATYIVFKIPVGSYGLDYPPQKASIDTVAGKKIIRKVCLQSYEARPEYNKSYRLGHGRNPVLPQERTDGWMELEMGVFYNKEGDDGEVHFSLLQTSGTSKEGLIVQGIEIRPKKLG, from the exons ATGGGGTCGGCGACGGGCACCTGCGAGATCGCGCGCCTGCCGGAGGACCTCATCTCGGCGGCGCTCGCCCTCACCACGCCGCGGGACGCCTGCCGCGCCGTCGCGGTCTCCCGCGCCTTCCGCGACGCCGCTGGATCCGATGCCGTGTGGGCCCGCTTCGTCCCACGGGACCTCCCGCCGATCGCTGCCGGGGAGCTTGCGGGCCCCGCGCCGCCGTCCAAGAAGGAGCGGTTCCTTCGCCTCTCCGACCGCCGTTGCCCCCTCTTACTCGCCGATGGCCTCAGGATACAGCCGGTTCCCAAAAATCCTCTGCTCGCCTATGGCCTCAAG AGCATGTGGTTGGACAGGGGGAGCGGCGCCAAGTGCTACATGCTGCTAGCGAGGGGCCTGCACATCTCGTGGGGCGACACGCCGTGCTACTGGCGCTGGACCAATCTCCCCGACTCCAG GTTTGAAGTTGCTGTACTCCTGTCCGTTTGCTGGTTCGAAATACGTGGCAAGATACACAGCAAAATGCTTTCTCGAGACACAGCTTATGCAACTTACATTGTGTTCAAGATACCCGTTGGATCCTATGGGCTGGATTATCCACCCCAGAAGGCATCAATTGACACGGTTGCAGGAAAGAAAATAATTCGCAAAGTCTGCCTCCAAAGCTATGAAGCTAGGCCAGAATACAACAAGAGCTACCGGCTTGGGCATGGTAGAAACCCGGTGCTCCCTCAGGAAAGGACTGATGGTTGGATGGAGTTGGAGATGGGCGTGTTCTACAACAAGGAAGGTGATGATGGCGAGGTGCACTTTAGCCTCCTGCAGACATCAGGTACTTCGAAGGAGGGTCTTATTGTCCAGGGCATTGAGATTAGACCCAAGAAACTAGGCTAA
- the LOC136466297 gene encoding F-box protein PP2-B3-like, whose protein sequence is MTESVATATTIACEIVRRPVDLISASIALTGPQDACRAAVVSLAFRTAANSDIVWNSFLPSNLPLSALRELSPLAPSKKALFMRLSDGPVLLVDGLTNIWLDKETGAMCYMLSARKLSIDWSEMRRGGISRACGALLGDPRFSSQRADGWMELELGDFHNGEGDDGEVSISLVDTSFRRSGLIVLGIEIIAKGQEA, encoded by the exons ATGACGGAATCAGTCGCCACCGCCACTACCATTGCCTGTGAGATCGTGCGCCGGCCAGTGGACCTCATCTCGGCGTCGATTGCCCTTACTGGGCCACAGGACGCATGCCGTGCTGCGGTTGTCTCACTGGCCTTCCGCACTGCAGCGAACTCTGACATTGTCTGGAACTCCTTCCTGCCGTCCAACCTCCCACTGTCGGCCCTTAGGGAGCTCTCTCCACTGGCACCGTCCAAGAAGGCATTGTTCATGCGGCTCTCCGATGGCCCAGTCCTCCTTGTCGATGGCCTCACA AACATCTGGCTGGACAAGGAAACCGGCGCCATGTGCTACATGCTGTCTGCAAGGAAGCTAAGCATTGATTGGAGCGAG ATGAGGCGTGGTGGTATTTCCAGGGCGTGTGGTGCACTCCTTGGTGATCCAAGGTTCTCTAGCCAAAGGGCTGATGGGTGGATGGAGCTGGAGTTGGGTGACTTCCACAATGGTGaaggtgacgacggcgaggtatCTATCAGCCTTGTGGACACGTCATTCAGGAGAAGTGGTCTCATTGTCCTAGGCATTGAGATCATTGCTAAGGGGCAAGAGGCTTGA